The DNA window aataaagaataaaacctgcagacatTTTCACAGGCatctttatatttataaatttgccttcaaaccaaaagttactgcaacatgaaataaataaataaaataatccgctgaagacatcatcaccattggcaagcagactattttcaacctcagAAAAAGAGTacatttacctcacatatggccctttacaaaaatataaaataaatttggaagaacttaacccatttgaacccaagataacaagttttagattgttgcaattttcagaacatttacataaaatgggaaaacatcttgatatcaagtaagaaaaatattacaggctgtcctcaaatgaggacagtgggttaaggacattttcattaaGGCTGCTCTTTGGACACGTACGGGggatttaagaagaaaaaaacgccagagagaattcacttggatcttttagtgggtcggctcgaTGTTGTCCTGTATTTTATAACCCCTTATATTGGCCgcgttattgtccttttgcgttcatgttACATGTTAGCCTCTCgcgctaacatgctaaaaacacgtttcctcgtcatcctcttctcctGTGTTGGTTTGGAACTAGTGCTCATCTAGTAACAGCGCAcccgttctctgtggtggtcggaTGGTGTAATTgtagtttaaaattatcaaatttttatcgaacatttttaatataatcattgttgacaaaaaatatttcacgataattatcggtattgttttatcgcccagtTCTACTTTCAACTGGCTTTAGGCTAATGAAACGGTGCTACATGTAGATAGGATAGTAATATATGCTTTACATGTGACCAGTTGGGACTCAAAGAAACACACCGGTTATGTTGGACTTAAGAACCAAGGAGCAACCTGCTACATGAACAGCCTACTCCAGACACTCTTCTTCACTAACCAACTACGTCGGGTAAGAtgtttgttgcttattttccaCTTAGTTGTAGCATGCATTTCTTTGTATGTTTCCTGAAACTGACTGGGGACGAATTCAATGTGGAGTCTGCCTTTCAACCCAAGTAATCTGTAATGGGCACCAGGAGCCCTCTGCCCTTAAAACAAAAAGTGGTTGACTATAGAGGGGCTAATACAGTCATCTCCAGAGTCTGGTTTGTGGTATGGTGTATGAAGGTTAAAGAAATTCTAGGGGCCCTTTCCATCCTTAGTGTTCTGTATGCAGTCATCAGATGAAAAAGAACCACTGGCCCATTAGAATCAAGACAAAATAATTAGTTGTTCTAAATTTTCATTCTATTGATTCCAGGCGGTGTACATGATGCCAACAGAGGGAGACGACTCATCTAAGAGTGTTCCTCTGGCACTGCAAAGGGTTTTCTATGAGCTACAACACAGCGACAAGCCTGTTGGTACCAAGAAGCTCACCAAGTCTTTCGGGTGAGataaatgttagaattattGTAAGCGCGTTCATCATGCATTTGCTAAATAAAGTCTATGTTTCCCTCAGACATTCTCGTCACAAACAGGGTGTTGCGTAAAACACTCCCTGCATGTACGAATATAAACAAAAGCAACAGTCACATACACCTCAGACATGCTCAAAAAGCAAATGATTTTTGCAAAGTTTTGCTGAAGTTGCAGCTCCCATGGTGCATCAGGAGCTTTCGCAATAAAAGCCTCTCGAAGTTGATAAAAGAACGAGTGCGGAGAGGTTGGGCAGAGAATGGGTTTGGTCAGTCTCACATTCTCCTCATGAGCTAAATTAACAGATGTCTCTTTATCGGGTCTTTTAATCCAGCAAATAGGTGATAAACCTGACATTCAACTTTGATTGGGTCTTACTTGACATACTAATAAAggcaactgtttttttgttttgcagttgGGAAACTCTAGATAGTTTCATGCAACATGATGTTCAAGAACTCTGCAGGGTGGTGAGTTCTCATAAATGACAATGTTAACAATGGTCCATCTGAGTTTCTTCTAGTCAAACAAATTTTGCGatttgtttatttcagcttcTTGACAATGTAGAGAACAAAATGAAAGGCACCTGCGTTGAAGGAACGATCCCGAGACTCTTCAGGGGAAAGATGGTGGTATGTTTTCTCTCTACATAGATGGCAATATATGATCtgatattttaagtttttaattTTGCTAAAAACCATACCATgtttccaatttattttttaatgaggaCAGCGTCACAGTGCATGGTGGAAAAAGTTTGAAATGTCTCTTGAGAGCTATTCAGGTCTACATGCGAGTACCGCAGTAGTTATTGTAATATCTCTTTTTTGTGAGGCCTCGTTGACATGAGGCAATACTTTTTAGAAATACagaaattatttgttttatgaaAGAAGTGAAAAATCTCAAATCTCTATTGAGTTGGGCATCTTCGGTGTTCTGGTTTTTGTGCGTTTCTGTTGCTTTTCAGTCATACATCCAGTGCAAGCATGTGGACTACAGATCAGAGCGGATAGAGGATTACTATGACATTCAACTTAGcataaaaggaaagaaaaacagtGAGTATGAGCGTAGCAAGCTTTTAGATCTTTTACTTTTGAAGGTTCTCTTTGTTTAATCAATGACTTTTTCTCCTGTATCACTATTCCTTATTACTAATTgattaattaaaacaaatattaatttgCTGCTGTGTAGGTCAGTAACACTGTAAATGTGTATAAATGTAGTTGGCGTGGGGTGGGGTCCATTTTTGTGGTAAAATTCACATTCTCTAAATGTGTTCCCTTTTTTGAAATCTAAAATTCTGCTTTCCTTTCACAGTTTTTGAGTCATTTAAAGATTATGTTGCAACCGAACAGTTGGATGGAGACAACAAATATGATGCGGGAGAACATGGCCTGCAGGTATGGTAACAGGAATACAATCATTAATCCcaagaaggttttttttctcttattaaAAATTCACCCATGTCGTATTCTAGCCCATTGTTTCCATACATTTACTAATCCCAgggatatatttttaattacaaaaattcCATGTACACAGGTTTTGACCTTATATTCACATGTATTTGTAttagacctgggcgataaaacgataatgcTAATTATagtcaaataatttttgtcaacaataatgataaaaactttctataaaattcaataaattgCAATTTCACCACAAAGAACAAGGGTGCTGATGCGACGTAAATACTAATTCCGGACCAACGTTCAGTCGACAAATATCGTAAGgaacaaaaagctattttttagCATGGTTAGCTATAGAGTGGCTAACTcagagcatgaaagcaaaagctaattagtattttatttatttcatattgctcAGCAAcctttggtttgaaggcaaatttataaaaatagacGCCTGTCAAGATTTCTGcatgttttattattcatttcttttcatagtgtaaggagacaattgtcttatctttatttcaCAACATACTTGAAatgaactttttaaaatcatattttatattctctttttaaaGTAAGTTAATGTAGTTACTAAACTAATTAAtcttcacagaagtttgaagttcaaaattagaaacaaaaaatattagttAATTAGTTATCtaactgacttttttttgtatcatCAACTTTTGTCATCACCCAGGCCTAATTTGTAGTAAGTATAATTTTGCAACAAGCTGAGTAAAATTGTATATTTTCCCAACAATGCATGATTTTAAACAGGGCACCTTGCTGTACCACCATGGTTGAGAATCACTGctctatcttaaaaaaaatcatgttatcATTAAAGTCAAAATTTAGGATGTAATGTTTACTTGTTTGGCCTACAGGAAGCTGAGAAAGGAGTGAAGTTTCTCACTTTCCCACCAATCCTTCACCTGCAGCTGATGAGGTTCATGTATGACCCACAGACTGACCAAAACATCAAGATTAATGACAGGTGTGACAGTTAGGATACCTTTTTCACCTCACACAATTTCAGTGTTTTCTTCTTGCTTGATGTAATCATTGTGCGTGTTGTGACAAATCAAAGGAACCCTCAAACGGTAGAttggtctgacacccttgaatcgCTGATCTACAGTAGAttggtctgacacccttgaatcgCTGAtctaatatatctaaaaaaaataacctcaccacctttcttgacattttttgcaGTACTACAAAGTATCAGAGCAGGGTCTCTGGATTaagcatatttcacctgttCAACTATCATAGCGCCCCATCACTGCTTCACGGTGCTGAGGCTTCTCAGTCGCAGTTGAATTTGCAATAAGTGGAACTCTGTTTGATACTTTTAATTCTTCATCTGTCTGTGATGCAATCAtaattatgctttttttaatatttgtatttatttatttattattatacataGGTTTGAGTTTCCTGATCAACTACCTCTGGATGAGTTTCTTCAAAAGCCCGACACAAAGGACCCGGCCAACTATATCCTACATGCCGTTCTCGTGCACAGTGGGGACAACCATGGCGGTCACTATGTCGTCTATCTTAACCCCAAAGGAGACGGCAAAGTGAGTGTCAAGGAACCAATAGTGAGaacctttttcttctttaaattaTGTGGATATGCATTGTGGCTAATGCATCTGTCAGTGTGTAATTAGGCACCAAAAATTGTGACAATGTCTGAGTTTTGCCACGAAATATACCTCCCAATTATTGATGGTTGCTTTAAAGCCATTATAGCAACTTGGCTTGACATTTCTCTTAGTCACTTAGCTTAGTCACTAGCAAAATAGCACCAACAGAGCATCAGCCACATTATGAATCTTTTGTTTGAAAGCTTCTAGTTGAGTCACTTCACATAAACGGTTGTCTTAAGTGCTCTGTGATCCTCCTTTCTCCCCTCCTACACGGTCTTGTCTCTCTACTCTGGTGCAGTGGTGCAAGTTCGATGATGACGTGGTATCACGCTGCACCAAAGAGGAGGCCATAGAGCACAACTATGGTGGCCACGACGATGATCTCTCTGTTCGCCACTGCACCAATGCGTATATGTTGGTGTACATACGGGAGTCCAAGCTCAGTACGTAGTACGGGATTTAAGGAGTGCAGCCATTTCCCATTCCCATTGGAAGAGGATGTCACATGCTCAGCTAATGCATGTTTGCTCAGGTGAGGTGCTCCTGCCCATGACCGATGTGGACATACCTCAGCAGCTGGTGGAGCGTCTACAGGAGGAGAAGAGGGTCGAGGCCCAGAAGAGAAAGGAGCGTCAAGAAGCTCACCTCTACATGCAAGTTCAGGTCAGAAATGTAGAGACTGTTGCCTTTCGTATAAATATGAAGGTGTATATACTAGCAAATCTATCACCAGTTGTTTTTAAAGATCAATTTTTCCGTTGTGTATACTTTTATTTGGGGAAACAATGATACAGTTACAAAGTAGATTTTTTCTACATATAACATGTAAGTCAATTAGACAACTACTCACAGAAATAATCTTTACAACTGGTCAACCATCCAAATATTTGTGCagacaaaatacacatttaaatgGTTGTTTTGGTTTTGAATGACCAAGTACTTGTTAGGCAGGATTCGGTCATGTGAAACAAACTCAGAAAGATCTCTTGCATGGAGTCAGGGCTTATGAACGCCTCATTTTAAGCAGTACatacagatttttattttatttacacatCTTTTTGCAACCAAAAACGTGCAAATATTCAAGTTATTCTCAATTATATTTCTGTTGGGACAGTGAGCAGCAAACAGCCATGTTGCAGAATTTGTTTACAAGTGACTGCACCTAGTGTTGGTTCGAATATATAGCCTTTAATTTAACACCTCAATGAAACACGAATAACTTTAAATCCATCTTTTTgcccagtcatttttttttctactcatACAAACTGGTATCTTTACTTAGTTTTAGAAACCTTCAACAGTCAATGTATTTGACAAACCTTTTGAAAATAGAAGTTTTTCTCCAACTATTTTTGTCATCTGTTGTGAAAGACAGCAGGTTTAATGTTTATAGCCTGGAAAATAGCCCATTCATCGATTAATGTCATcatactgatttttttaattttattttttaccttccaCTTGTTTATATCCTTTGGTTTCCTCCCTGTGCACAGATGGTGACAGAGGACCAGTTCTGTGGCCATCAGGGCAATGACATGTATGATGAGGAGAAGGTGAAGTACACAGTCTTCAAAGTCCTGAAGAGTTCCACCTTGCAAGAGTTTGTTCAAAACCTCTCCCAGACCATGGTGAGAAATACTCTGCGGTCAAATTATTACGCGTATAAAAATTCACAAAAATAACGAGGAAATAGCAGAGTGCGCACTCTAAAGGAAGGCTCAAGGCAGTAGAAAGCTGCACAAAGATGCCCCTGTTTAGTCAACAGTCCAATTTTTATACATGACACCTGCTGTGTGGTCACCATTATGTTTTTCCAATTTCGATGTAAAATTTTGCCAATGTGCTTGCAGGGTTTTCCACAAGAGCAGATGAGGTTGTGGCCCATGCAAGCCCGAAGCAACGGAACTAAGCGGCCCGCTATGCTCGACTACGAGGCTGACTGCAACAAGTCGGTCAGTAACTGGAAAGATTTGTCTATCTTTACTATTTATTCTGCTCTGTTATTTACGTGGTGTTTTCTTTTAGATGATTGCCTTGAGTGACAATGAGAATCCATGGACTATATTTCTGGAGACTGTGGATGCTGAACTGGCAGCCAGTGGGGCCACGTTACCGAAGTTTGACAAAGACCGTAAGTAATGAAATAAAGCCCTTAAAATACTCcagtctctctctccatctacCTTCATCATTTGCTGTTATTGATGCCAATAAATGAACCAGAGTTGCTCTAAATATGAGCTGTAGCTTTGGTCTATTTCCACTGCAGCACTGAAAGAAAAGCTGTATATTCACACTTTCTTTGGTCCGCACCAAAATACATATTGTCAGAATTTTTTGGGTGTGGTTCCCTTTCACATTGCCAGGTAACATTGTAAAACATGGGAGTAAACAATCACAGTGCTCAAACTTGCAACCCTCGTACTTGTATTAATATGGTTCAGACTTTGGTGGGACTTGGCGCATCAGGGGGCATTGTTGCAACTTCAATTTTACTTCGGAATCTGCCTAAATAGCTACAAGACATTCCATCTCCTCATTGTGTTAACTGACTTCCTGCAAAAAAACTGTTCCTATACTGAATGCCTGTTACATGCAAGTAAGTGTGATATCAGCTTTGGTCCAAAACATAGCTTTCGCACAACCGCACTGATTGGAAGCGATCTAAGTGTCACAACATCtgtttgtattcacaccagccCAAAGGGCACCATGGTTGATGGTGCTGCAACATTACAGTTCACTTCGCTCAAGAAACAGGATTTGCAGCGTTACTTCTTCTTACAATACCTATACCACCATTTTACAATCTATAAATCTCTTTTCCAGGTGATGTCATGCTTTTCTTGAAGATGTATGATCCCAaaacaagaagcttaaattatTGTGGACATATCTACACGCCTATATCCTGCAAAATACGTGAGTACCAATTTCATCTTGAAACTGCTGAATGTTTTATGTACTGCTATTTATTAAagtatgtttgttttgttttttatctccCCTTTTCTGTTTCCAGGAGACCTGCTACCAGTCATGTGTGAGCGAGCAGGCTTTCAGCAGGAAACTAGCCTTATCCTCTATGAGGTGATCTATTTCTGTAGCACTCCCTTGTTGACCCAGTGTACTGTTTTTCTCCCTTGGCACTATTTTTTAACACCATGCTTATCTCAACAAAGTAACTAGTGCTTCATGATATGGCATTATATTTTGCTTAAACAATATCACTGCcaagagctgccaacttctccggaatttccggagtttacccggacaagTAACGCAACCTCCGGGACTcttgacaacctccctaaacttgggaaatccccaaaaacttgtcaatttttttttttgaagcaaccatttggGAAaggtaccaaatttccaattcaaATGCCTCGAAATACACACCATTGCTACAGTTTCTGCCATTTTGATTCAACTGtgaaccggatgaattcggtaacaagtgcattgtgaatcatccaagtTACAATCTCCGACAAATGATTCACCTTCAGCATGGCAATCAATTCgcaatcgattgcataggtaaaGCTATTGCTTTTGTGTccgttttcgtttttttcataaaacgAAAATGCCTTACGTcatgcatccactagatagaACTGGGCAAAAGGAAATGTCATACCTTGTTTAAACAATATTGATCCATGTATAAGGCCCACTGTCGTCTTTTGAGAGAATCTACGTCTTTATGGTGCGCCCGATACTATAGATAATACGGTACCTTAATAAACAGCAGTCTTAAATGTCAAAAGAAGTATTAGTTGATAAGATATCTTTGGACATGAAAAAATGTGTTAGTGGTGCTCCTGTGTACAGTGGATATTGCAGCACAACATCCAATTTACATGAGGCACAAGTTAGTTTTGTGTTTTCAAAAATAGTGGAAGAGAAGCTATAATGgttgttaataaatatataatacaaaTTAAACAATGCCATGGCATACGGATATCATATTAAAATGGCCCATattgtcatgatttttttttaatttaccgcGCAGCACCAAAAGCGACCAATTAGACTTGCAGTTCGATAACACAACTTGTCCTACAATTTCTTGTTGTTACAGGAAGTAAAGCCCAATCTAACGGAGCGGATTCAGGACTATGATGTCTCTCTTGACAAGGCCCTGGATGAACTCATGGACGGGGACATCATTGTCTTCCAGAAGTAAGCAGCATTGGTTTCTTCTTTATAATTTCTTTGTAGGCTTTCAAAGAAAGTCAGAGCCTCACCTTTTCATCTCTTGATGTATCTGTTTTTTCTTCAATCATGCAGGGACGACCCTGACAACGACAACAGTGAGCTGCCAACGGCCAAGGAATATTTCCGGGACCTCTATTATCGAGTAGATGTCATTTTCTGTGACAAGACCATCCAGAACGACCCGGGCTTTGTGGTCACACTCTCCAATCGCATGAACTATTTTCAGGTAAAACAATGCTGATGAGAAGGGGGAAAACAGCCAATATATTTTGTGTAACTTGAAATCAATTGTTAATGCAGAAGTAAGATTTGCAGAGAAGTTCTAGCTGCTGGATTTACAAgtatttgcgttttttttctgtaaggtGGCGAAGACGGTAGCCCAAAGGTTGAACACAGATCCCATGCTGCTGCAGTTCTTTAAGTCACAGGGGTAGGAGGCTCGTCTAaggcgtgcacacacacatcacagAGGCTTGCATGTGCTGCCATTAACACGGTTGACTTTGACATGCCATAGAAATGTTGCATAACCTGTCCCCCCCCACCTTATGTTGTTGTCTCCCCTCTTCCTCCCACCTTTTCTCTCTACTGCCCAATTTCCTCCCTTTCTCCATTTGGGTCTCCTCCCACCCCGTGCCGCTTCTTCCTTTGTCCCCGCCCTCTTTTCTTATCCTCCCCCCTGCCTGGTGGTGTGGTGGCCAGGTACAGGGACGGTCCAGGGAATCCTCTCAGACACAATTATGAGGGAACGCTGCGGGAACTGCTGCAATTCTTTAAGCCTCGGCAGCCCAAGAAACTCTACTATCAGCAGGTGACAGCAAGGCACTTAAATTGAACTCGcccatcttttttttagtcCGCGTCCACTTTAGTTGGAAATTGGTCTTTAGGCCATGACTGATGTCAGACCAGACTAAAAGCTGTGTTTAAAGTTTCAGTGTCGTTGATCAAAGCATTtggtctaccgtattttctcgcataaaaACAGTATCTGTAActtcaaaaaaaagatgactgaatcaagggtacaacttatatgcacacaagactTCCAGCGTTGGTATACTCTTTCTCACCAGTAGatatcggcaaattaacatttactattttttggttattttctgttttgcagtaagaaaacaaccattactggatgaattactaacctTATGATATGTGATTTTAattcatacattatctcagaaataccacgtgtgagatttttttaaagaagattttcccttcaaagtagcacatttgtactccctattaaaaccgggaacatggaggtgaaaattgtgaatcggggtcGGCTTATACATGaggaattgtaaaattcaacgattttaaggcaattttaagggcgtggcttatacgcgagaaaatgcggtatttGAACTAGGAGTTGCGGGGCAGTTAATGCTCTTTAATCAGTGAACACTACAAAAAAGATAATCAACAGTCAACCAATCATGAGCATTTTGCTCATACTAAACTTCTGCCCTCAGGGCTTACCTTAATGTCATTGTGTttcaattacagtaataccgtgacaaacgagtgccccaacatatgagaaatttgagatacgaacattccgagcaaatatttgccttgagataggaGCATACGAGATAGCTTGGTggtgagaggctgcttatgataacagtgcACTGTTTCTCGTctcatctccctcgcgtaaagatatctacgagcaccggccgtgcaggttgcattttttgcattaaccagtgcaaaattaaggggAAAACAATGGGTCAAACGCAGGAcagtgcaatgaagggctaACCATCAGATCCAAACTGCGCAGTGACATTTATAACAAGATGGAGAGCCTTAGTTTAATatggttaaaagataaacagttagcgggagatagcgcgaccgagtcgataatctgcaaaaacaccagcggaatctacatggacttgaaagcaaagcaagcatctaaaAAAGAGATCAGCAaaaccctttaaagcgagtcgtggctggttcgataatttttgAAAACTAACTGAACGAAACGAACACCCAGGTCTGAAGttccgcctcgaaagccgcagtggaatacattaacatctttgcctcggttattgcacaaggtttaagtttagtgtaatttAAGatcaaaacttatttttaagtgtgtatagtaattaAGTTCATTtaggttaaatttaaagtttgttacgaGCGCGTCCAAGTCTCTTGTCCGCGTCGTCTGtttgtactgagtaatgtcacattttcttATTGAAGATAACCACTAgctaggtatttgttactttgtgagtaggtggtgaactAGAATCGACaaggatgtttttccattgtaatatcctgttttttttttgtttttttcagagggtgggaacgattacttggtatttagttcatttctatgggcaaaacatttcaatgggcaaaaattgatttgagatatgagtaaatgtACAtaacgagctcggtcccggaaggcattaatctcgtatctcaaggtattactgtatactgtTTCTATTTCTATTGCAGTTTTACTTgtttatactttttattttatgaatGAGTACATTCTTAATTAACAAAACATTATTAAATGCCAAAATAGTACAATTCATtggaacaaacacaaaaatctttttttttttcctcatagtaTTTAGTAACCCATTGCTGCCATTTACAATGATGAACCCCCATTTGATGTAGTGAGTAAAAGAAttacatgtatatttaaaaagcatCCATTGAATGCACTG is part of the Stigmatopora argus isolate UIUO_Sarg chromosome 14, RoL_Sarg_1.0, whole genome shotgun sequence genome and encodes:
- the usp7 gene encoding ubiquitin carboxyl-terminal hydrolase 7 isoform X1; amino-acid sequence: MNHHHHHTQQQQKAGEQQLSEPEDMEMEAGDTDDPPRIPANPVINGNLAMADGHNNTEEDMEDGEEDTSWRSEATFRFVVERFSRLSESVLGPSCFVRNLPWKIMVMPRFYADRPHQKSVGFFLQCNAESDSTSWSCHAQAMLKIINYKDDEKSFSRRIGHVFFHKENDWGFSNFMSWSDVTDPERGFIDDDKVTFEVNVQADAPHGVAWDSKKHTGYVGLKNQGATCYMNSLLQTLFFTNQLRRAVYMMPTEGDDSSKSVPLALQRVFYELQHSDKPVGTKKLTKSFGWETLDSFMQHDVQELCRVLLDNVENKMKGTCVEGTIPRLFRGKMVSYIQCKHVDYRSERIEDYYDIQLSIKGKKNIFESFKDYVATEQLDGDNKYDAGEHGLQEAEKGVKFLTFPPILHLQLMRFMYDPQTDQNIKINDRFEFPDQLPLDEFLQKPDTKDPANYILHAVLVHSGDNHGGHYVVYLNPKGDGKVSVKEPIWCKFDDDVVSRCTKEEAIEHNYGGHDDDLSVRHCTNAYMLVYIRESKLSEVLLPMTDVDIPQQLVERLQEEKRVEAQKRKERQEAHLYMQVQMVTEDQFCGHQGNDMYDEEKVKYTVFKVLKSSTLQEFVQNLSQTMGFPQEQMRLWPMQARSNGTKRPAMLDYEADCNKSMIALSDNENPWTIFLETVDAELAASGATLPKFDKDRDVMLFLKMYDPKTRSLNYCGHIYTPISCKIRDLLPVMCERAGFQQETSLILYEEVKPNLTERIQDYDVSLDKALDELMDGDIIVFQKDDPDNDNSELPTAKEYFRDLYYRVDVIFCDKTIQNDPGFVVTLSNRMNYFQVAKTVAQRLNTDPMLLQFFKSQGYRDGPGNPLRHNYEGTLRELLQFFKPRQPKKLYYQQLKMKITDFENRRSFKSTWLNSQFREEEITLYPDKHGCVRDLLDECKKAVELSEKGSEKLRLLEIVSYKIIGVHQEDELLECLSPAASRTFRIEEIPVDQVDLDKDSELLIPVAHFHKEVFGTFGTPFLLKIRQGESFREVVRRIQAMLDIQEKEFEKFKFAIVMMGRHQYITEDEYEVNLKDFEPQPGNMSHPRPWLGLDHFNKAPKRGRYTYLEKAIKIHN
- the usp7 gene encoding ubiquitin carboxyl-terminal hydrolase 7 isoform X2, producing MNHHHHHTQQQQKAGEQQLSEPEDMEMEAGDTDDPPRIPANPVINGNLAMADGHNNTEEDMEDGEEDTSWRSEATFRFVVERFSRLSESVLGPSCFVRNLPWKIMVMPRFYADRPHQKSVGFFLQCNAESDSTSWSCHAQAMLKIINYKDDEKSFSRRIGHVFFHKENDWGFSNFMSWSDVTDPERGFIDDDKVTFEVNVQADAPHGVAWDSKKHTGYVGLKNQGATCYMNSLLQTLFFTNQLRRAVYMMPTEGDDSSKSVPLALQRVFYELQHSDKPVGTKKLTKSFGWETLDSFMQHDVQELCRVLLDNVENKMKGTCVEGTIPRLFRGKMVSYIQCKHVDYRSERIEDYYDIQLSIKGKKNIFESFKDYVATEQLDGDNKYDAGEHGLQEAEKGVKFLTFPPILHLQLMRFMYDPQTDQNIKINDRFEFPDQLPLDEFLQKPDTKDPANYILHAVLVHSGDNHGGHYVVYLNPKGDGKVSVKEPIWCKFDDDVVSRCTKEEAIEHNYGGHDDDLSVRHCTNAYMLVYIRESKLSEVLLPMTDVDIPQQLVERLQEEKRVEAQKRKERQEAHLYMQVQMVTEDQFCGHQGNDMYDEEKVKYTVFKVLKSSTLQEFVQNLSQTMGFPQEQMRLWPMQARSNGTKRPAMLDYEADCNKSMIALSDNENPWTIFLETVDAELAASGATLPKFDKDRDVMLFLKMYDPKTRSLNYCGHIYTPISCKIRDLLPVMCERAGFQQETSLILYEEVKPNLTERIQDYDVSLDKALDELMDGDIIVFQKDDPDNDNSELPTAKEYFRDLYYRVDVIFCDKTIQNDPGFVVTLSNRMNYFQVAKTVAQRLNTDPMLLQFFKSQGDGPGNPLRHNYEGTLRELLQFFKPRQPKKLYYQQLKMKITDFENRRSFKSTWLNSQFREEEITLYPDKHGCVRDLLDECKKAVELSEKGSEKLRLLEIVSYKIIGVHQEDELLECLSPAASRTFRIEEIPVDQVDLDKDSELLIPVAHFHKEVFGTFGTPFLLKIRQGESFREVVRRIQAMLDIQEKEFEKFKFAIVMMGRHQYITEDEYEVNLKDFEPQPGNMSHPRPWLGLDHFNKAPKRGRYTYLEKAIKIHN
- the usp7 gene encoding ubiquitin carboxyl-terminal hydrolase 7 isoform X5; translated protein: MNHHHHHTQQQQKAGEQQLSEPEDMEMEAGDTDDPPRIPANPVINGNLAMADGHNNTEEDMEDGEEDTSWRSEATFRFVVERFSRLSESVLGPSCFVRNLPWKIMVMPRFYADRPHQKSVGFFLQCNAESDSTSWSCHAQAMLKIINYKDDEKSFSRRIGHVFFHKENDWGFSNFMSWSDVTDPERGFIDDDKVTFEVNVQADAPHGVAWDSKKHTGYVGLKNQGATCYMNSLLQTLFFTNQLRRAVYMMPTEGDDSSKSVPLALQRVFYELQHSDKPVGTKKLTKSFGWETLDSFMQHDVQELCRVLLDNVENKMKGTCVEGTIPRLFRGKMVSYIQCKHVDYRSERIEDYYDIQLSIKGKKNIFESFKDYVATEQLDGDNKYDAGEHGLQEAEKGVKFLTFPPILHLQLMRFMYDPQTDQNIKINDRFEFPDQLPLDEFLQKPDTKDPANYILHAVLVHSGDNHGGHYVVYLNPKGDGKWCKFDDDVVSRCTKEEAIEHNYGGHDDDLSVRHCTNAYMLVYIRESKLSEVLLPMTDVDIPQQLVERLQEEKRVEAQKRKERQEAHLYMQVQMVTEDQFCGHQGNDMYDEEKVKYTVFKVLKSSTLQEFVQNLSQTMGFPQEQMRLWPMQARSNGTKRPAMLDYEADCNKSMIALSDNENPWTIFLETVDAELAASGATLPKFDKDRDVMLFLKMYDPKTRSLNYCGHIYTPISCKIRDLLPVMCERAGFQQETSLILYEEVKPNLTERIQDYDVSLDKALDELMDGDIIVFQKDDPDNDNSELPTAKEYFRDLYYRVDVIFCDKTIQNDPGFVVTLSNRMNYFQVAKTVAQRLNTDPMLLQFFKSQGYRDGPGNPLRHNYEGTLRELLQFFKPRQPKKLYYQQLKMKITDFENRRSFKSTWLNSQFREEEITLYPDKHGCVRDLLDECKKAVELSEKGSEKLRLLEIVSYKIIGVHQEDELLECLSPAASRTFRIEEIPVDQVDLDKDSELLIPVAHFHKEVFGTFGTPFLLKIRQGESFREVVRRIQAMLDIQEKEFEKFKFAIVMMGRHQYITEDEYEVNLKDFEPQPGNMSHPRPWLGLDHFNKAPKRGRYTYLEKAIKIHN